In Harpia harpyja isolate bHarHar1 chromosome 12, bHarHar1 primary haplotype, whole genome shotgun sequence, a single window of DNA contains:
- the PAFAH1B1 gene encoding platelet-activating factor acetylhydrolase IB subunit beta, translating to MVLSQRQRDELNRAIADYLRSNGYEEAYSVFKKEAELDVNEELDKKYAGLLEKKWTSVIRLQKKVMELESKLNEAKEEFTSGGPLAQKRDPKEWIPRPPEKYALSGHRSPVTRVIFHPVFSVMVSASEDATIKVWDYETGDFERTLKGHTDSVQDISFDHTGKLLASCSADMTIKLWDFQGFECIRTMHGHDHNVSSVAIMPNGDHIVSASRDKTIKMWEVQTGYCVKTFTGHREWVRMVRPNQDGTLIASCSNDQTVRVWVVATKECKAELREHEHVVECISWAPESSYSTISEATGSETKKSGKPGPFLLSGSRDKTIKMWDISTGMCLMTLVGHDNWVRGVLFHSGGKFILSCADDKTLRVWDFKNKRCMKTLNAHEHFVTSLDFHKTAPYVVTGSVDQTVKVWECR from the exons ATGGTGCTGTCACAAAGGCAACGAGACGAACT aAATCGAGCAATAGCAGATTACCTTCGTTCTAATGGCTATGAAGAGGCATATTCggtttttaaaaaggaagctgAGTTAGATGTG AATGAAGAGTTAGATAAGAAGTATGCTggtcttctggaaaaaaaatggacatcTGTTATAAGATTACAAAAGAAG GTAATGGAATTAGAATCGAAGCTGAATGAAGCTAAGGAAGAATTTACATCAGGTGGACCTCTTGCTCAGAAACGAGACCCTAAAGAGTGGATTCCTCGTCCTCCAGAGAAGTATGCATTGAGTGGACATAGGAGTCCTGTCACTCGAGTGATTTTCCATCCAGTTTTCAGTGTTATGGTCTCTGCTTCAGAGGATGCCACAATAAAG GTGTGGGATTATGAGACGGGAGACTTTGAACGAACCCTTAAGGGGCATACAGACTCTGTGCAAGATATTTCCTTTGACCACACTGGCAAACTATTGGCCTCCTGTTCTGCTGATATGACCATTAAGCTATGGGATTTCCAGGGCTTTGAATGCATCAGAACTATGCATG gTCATGATCATAATGTTTCTTCAGTAGCCATCATGCCCAATGGAGATCATATAGTTTCTGCCTCAAGGGATAAAACTATCAAAATGTGGGAAGTCCAAACAGG TTACTGCGTGAAGACTTTCACGGGTCACAGAGAATGGGTGCGCATGGTGCGGCCTAACCAGGATGGCACCTTAATTGCCAGTTGTTCTAATGACCAGACAGTGCGTGTTTGGGTGGTAGCAACAAAGGAATGCAAAGCTGAGCTCCGAGAACATGAGCACGTGGTAGAATGCATTTCCTGGGCTCCTGAGAGCTCGTACTCCACCATATCAGAAGCTACGGGATCAGAG ACTAAGAAGAGTGGCAAGCCTGGGCCTTTTCTGCTGTCTGGATCCAGAGACAAAACCATTAAGATGTGGGACATTAGCACTGGCATGTGCCTTATGACACTT GTGGGCCATGATAACTGGGTACGTGGCGTTCTGTTCCATTCTGGGGGAAAATTTATTTTGAGCTGTGCTGATGACAAGACTCTACGTGTCTGGGACTTCAAGAACAAACGATGCATGAAAACCCTCAATGCGCACGAACACTTTGTTACCTCTTTGG atTTCCACAAGACGGCACCGTATGTGGTTACTGGAAGTGTAGATCAAACAGTAAAAGTGTGGGAGTGCCGTTGA